Part of the Pseudomonas sp. P8_241 genome is shown below.
TTTTGCGGGTAATCCTGACTAAAGTACTAGGTCTTATAGTTGACTTAAATACTCGGGAATTGCATACTCGCCCCATTCCGAACTCCGTGGTAATTGTCCATGCGACTGACTACAAAAGGCCGATACGCCGTGACCGCCATGCTCGACCTGGCGTTGCACGCGCAGCACGGGCCCGTGTCCCTGGCCGATATCTCCGAGCGCCAAGGCATTTCCCTGTCCTACCTCGAGCAGCTTTTCGCCAAATTGCGCCGCAGCAATCTGGTGTCCAGCGTCCGTGGTCCAGGCGGCGGCTACCAGCTGTCACGCGACATGCAAGGTATCCAGGTCGCCCAGGTGATCGATGCAGTGAACGAATCGGTCGATGCAACCAAATGCCAGGGGCAGGGCGATTGCCACTCCGGTGACACTTGCCTGACTCACCACTTGTGGTGCGACCTGAGCCTGCAGATCCACGAATTTCTGAGCGGTATCAGCTTGGCTGACCTTGTGACTCGCCGTGAGGTGCAAGAAGTAGCCCAGCGTCAGGACC
Proteins encoded:
- the iscR gene encoding Fe-S cluster assembly transcriptional regulator IscR, encoding MRLTTKGRYAVTAMLDLALHAQHGPVSLADISERQGISLSYLEQLFAKLRRSNLVSSVRGPGGGYQLSRDMQGIQVAQVIDAVNESVDATKCQGQGDCHSGDTCLTHHLWCDLSLQIHEFLSGISLADLVTRREVQEVAQRQDQRRCNSKAPRLDKIEASAVE